A genome region from Magnolia sinica isolate HGM2019 chromosome 8, MsV1, whole genome shotgun sequence includes the following:
- the LOC131254306 gene encoding protein G1-like7 yields MDSTPPASDPTQSTVESSIGSGSASASASASAAAAAAAAPPSRYESQKRRDWNTFLQYLKNHKPPLTLARCSGAHVIEFLKYLDQFGKTKVHVSGCAFFGHPNPPAPCACPLKQAWGSLDALIGRLRAAYEENGGRPESNPFGARAVRIYLREVREGQAKARGIPYEKKKRKRTAGAGDGGEGSGGGGGGPSSGGDGGGGDVDGGVSTAEIASGS; encoded by the coding sequence ATGGATTCAACCCCACCGGCGTCGGACCCAACTCAGTCAACCGTTGAGTCATCAATCGGGTCAGGGTCAGCATCAGCATCAGCATCAGCATCAGCAGCGGCGGCGGCGGCGGCAGCACCACCGAGTCGGTACGAGTCGCAGAAGCGGAGAGACTGGAACACGTTCCTGCAGTACCTGAAGAACCACAAGCCGCCGCTCACGTTAGCGAGGTGCAGTGGGGCGCACGTTATCGAGTTCCTGAAGTATCTGGACCAGTTCGGTAAAACGAAGGTACACGTAAGTGGGTGCGCCTTCTTCGGGCACCCGAACCCGCCAGCGCCGTGCGCGTGTCCGTTGAAGCAGGCGTGGGGGAGCCTGGACGCACTGATCGGACGGCTGAGGGCGGCCTATGAGGAGAACGGGGGGAGACCCGAGTCGAACCCGTTTGGGGCACGAGCGGTGAGGATTTATCTGAGGGAGGTGAGGGAAGGGCAGGCGAAGGCGAGGGGGATACCGTACGAGAAGAAGAAGCGGAAGAGGACAGCTGGGGCGGGGGATGGAGGGGAGggaagtggtggtggtggtggtgggccaTCTTCAGGAGGGGATGGGGGTGGAGGGGATGTGGATGGAGGTGTATCGACGGCTGAGATTGCATCGGGTAGTTAG